A window of Planifilum fimeticola contains these coding sequences:
- a CDS encoding PTS fructose transporter subunit IIC: MKLLAVTACPVGIAHTYIAAEKLKKAADEAGHTIKVETWGSIGVENAFTQEEIEEADGVILAADKDVDKSRFRGKRVLECSVQDAIHRPEELIRRLVDGEVPVFGAPEREEPKREESPVEKAESGRSFYRHLMNGVSYMIPFVVVGGLLIALSLGFGGKATPEGFVVPDDSIWKPVLAVGETGFLFMVPILAGYIAYSIADRPGLAPGMIGGYIAADGSFYGSEAGAGFIGGIIAGFLAGYLAKGIRSIPVPKVIQPIMPILVIPLVTSLLTALLFIHGIGAPISGIMSAMTEWLHDMQGAGKVALALVLGAMIAFDMGGPINKVAFLFGAAMIGEGQPFIMGAIAPAICTPPLGMGLATLLAKRKYYPEEWEAGKAALAMGMVGITEGAIPFASRDPLRVIPSIMIGSMAASVIAMLGGVADHVPHGGPIVALFQAVDHVPMFFVAILAGTVVTAFLVNALKKNV; the protein is encoded by the coding sequence ATGAAATTGCTGGCCGTGACCGCTTGTCCGGTAGGGATCGCGCACACGTACATCGCCGCCGAAAAGCTGAAAAAGGCGGCGGATGAAGCGGGCCATACCATCAAAGTGGAAACCTGGGGATCCATCGGCGTGGAAAACGCCTTTACACAGGAGGAGATTGAGGAAGCGGACGGGGTGATCCTGGCGGCGGACAAGGATGTGGACAAAAGCCGCTTCCGGGGAAAGCGGGTGCTGGAATGCTCCGTTCAGGATGCGATCCACCGCCCGGAGGAGTTGATCCGGCGATTGGTCGACGGAGAAGTTCCCGTCTTCGGGGCCCCGGAACGGGAAGAGCCGAAACGGGAGGAGTCGCCGGTTGAAAAGGCCGAATCCGGTCGTTCCTTTTACCGCCACCTGATGAACGGCGTTTCTTACATGATCCCCTTTGTGGTGGTGGGCGGTTTGTTGATCGCCCTGTCCCTCGGCTTCGGGGGAAAAGCGACGCCGGAAGGGTTTGTGGTGCCCGACGATTCCATCTGGAAGCCGGTTCTGGCAGTGGGCGAAACCGGATTTTTGTTCATGGTGCCCATCCTGGCCGGATATATCGCCTACAGCATTGCCGACCGTCCGGGTTTGGCACCCGGCATGATCGGCGGCTACATTGCGGCCGACGGGAGCTTTTATGGCAGCGAAGCGGGGGCGGGATTCATCGGGGGGATCATCGCCGGGTTTCTCGCGGGCTATCTGGCCAAAGGCATCCGTTCAATACCGGTGCCCAAGGTGATTCAGCCCATCATGCCCATCCTGGTGATTCCGCTGGTCACGTCCCTTCTGACGGCTCTCCTGTTTATCCATGGGATCGGCGCCCCCATTTCCGGGATCATGTCGGCGATGACCGAGTGGCTCCACGACATGCAGGGGGCCGGCAAAGTGGCGCTGGCTTTGGTCCTGGGAGCGATGATCGCCTTTGATATGGGCGGTCCGATCAACAAGGTGGCCTTTTTGTTCGGAGCGGCGATGATCGGGGAGGGACAACCCTTCATCATGGGGGCGATCGCTCCGGCGATCTGCACCCCTCCTCTCGGAATGGGGCTGGCCACGCTGCTGGCCAAGAGGAAATATTATCCCGAGGAATGGGAAGCGGGCAAGGCCGCCCTGGCCATGGGGATGGTCGGCATTACGGAAGGGGCGATCCCCTTTGCATCCCGCGATCCCCTCCGCGTCATTCCGAGCATCATGATCGGTTCCATGGCGGCGTCAGTCATCGCCATGTTGGGAGGCGTGGCCGATCACGTTCCCCACGGGGGGCCGATCGTGGCCTTGTTCCAGGCCGTCGATCATGTCCCGATGTTTTTCGTCGCCATCCTGGCGGGGACCGTCGTGACGGCATTCTTGGTGAACGCCTTGAAGAAAAACGTCTAG
- a CDS encoding YwiC-like family protein — protein MKPILPREHGGWAMVSVPFLLGMFVGGPKWLHLPLFFGWMLFYLAAYPFRLALMRRKDRRNFVRWALIYWALGMVFLIPPLLWEPSLLWAGPVLAALFCINGWYAYRRNERSFVNDLCAILAFSVGGAAAHMVGAGSWDAMALWVAVPCILYFLGSVFFVKSVFRERKNERWLIASKGYHLLLLILTALLEPWFVLPYAFSAFRAFLWGGKTIRPMKVGIIEIVGSLLFLVLSIIAFSATRPPTI, from the coding sequence ATGAAACCGATCCTTCCGAGGGAACATGGCGGATGGGCCATGGTATCCGTCCCCTTTCTCCTTGGCATGTTCGTGGGTGGGCCCAAATGGTTGCATCTTCCGCTGTTTTTCGGATGGATGCTGTTTTACCTGGCGGCCTATCCCTTCCGCCTGGCGCTGATGCGGCGGAAAGATCGGCGCAATTTTGTCCGTTGGGCGCTGATTTATTGGGCCCTGGGGATGGTTTTCCTGATCCCCCCGCTCCTTTGGGAGCCTTCGCTGTTATGGGCGGGCCCCGTGCTGGCCGCGTTGTTCTGCATCAACGGGTGGTACGCGTACCGGCGAAACGAGCGTTCCTTCGTCAATGACCTGTGCGCCATTCTCGCCTTTTCGGTCGGCGGTGCGGCCGCCCACATGGTCGGAGCCGGGAGTTGGGACGCCATGGCCCTGTGGGTTGCGGTGCCGTGTATCCTGTACTTTTTGGGGAGCGTCTTTTTTGTCAAGTCGGTGTTTCGGGAGCGCAAAAACGAAAGATGGCTGATCGCCTCAAAGGGATATCACCTGCTGCTCCTGATCCTGACGGCTCTCCTGGAGCCCTGGTTCGTCCTGCCCTACGCTTTTTCGGCCTTCAGGGCCTTCTTGTGGGGCGGAAAGACGATCCGTCCGATGAAGGTGGGAATCATCGAGATCGTCGGATCGTTGCTCTTCCTCGTCCTTTCCATCATCGCTTTTTCCGCCACTCGTCCGCCCACGATTTGA
- a CDS encoding Crp/Fnr family transcriptional regulator, which produces MDLSQLVPLLRNVPLFLDLTDEELERIASIAIPRSYPKKSLIFAEGSPREAVYFIVDGLVKAFKVDANGHEQIVSLLAKGDMFPHTGFFDQSPYPANAEAVKPTRVFAIPIQSFEQLLLSTPTIAVKVLRVLGAKIRELQEKLQELTYQDVRHRICAILLRLAETHGTTQDGTVVLRLPVTHQDLASMAGTTRESVNRMLNDLRRQRILEMNRNHIVLKDVEALKSWADEWRKKR; this is translated from the coding sequence ATGGACTTGTCTCAATTGGTCCCTCTTCTCCGCAATGTGCCGCTGTTTCTGGATCTCACCGACGAAGAGCTGGAACGGATCGCTTCCATCGCGATCCCGCGCTCCTACCCGAAGAAATCGCTCATCTTCGCGGAGGGAAGCCCGCGCGAAGCCGTCTATTTCATCGTCGACGGGCTCGTCAAAGCCTTTAAGGTGGATGCCAACGGACATGAGCAGATCGTCTCCCTGCTGGCCAAGGGGGACATGTTCCCCCACACGGGATTCTTCGATCAGAGCCCCTACCCCGCCAACGCCGAAGCCGTCAAGCCCACCCGCGTCTTCGCGATTCCCATCCAATCCTTCGAGCAGCTTTTGCTGTCCACTCCCACCATCGCGGTGAAGGTACTGCGGGTTTTGGGGGCAAAAATCCGCGAGCTGCAAGAAAAGCTGCAGGAACTCACCTACCAGGATGTGCGCCACCGCATCTGCGCCATCCTCCTGCGGCTGGCCGAAACCCACGGAACAACCCAGGACGGAACGGTGGTGCTCCGGCTCCCCGTCACACACCAGGACCTGGCCAGCATGGCGGGAACCACCCGCGAGAGCGTCAACCGCATGCTCAACGATTTGCGCCGCCAGCGCATTTTGGAAATGAACCGCAACCATATCGTCCTCAAGGATGTGGAAGCCCTCAAATCGTGGGCGGACGAGTGGCGGAAAAAGCGATGA
- the clpP gene encoding ATP-dependent Clp endopeptidase proteolytic subunit ClpP, which produces MSTMIPIVIEQTSRGERSYDIYSRLLKDRIILLGTPINDQVANLVVAQLLFLAAEDPEKDIYLYINSPGGSISAGMAIYDTMQHVKPDVQTICVGLAASMGAFLLSAGARGKRFALPNSEVMIHQPLGGAEGQASDIEIRAKRILRMRDRLNKLLSEHTGQPLEKIEKDTDRDYFMSAEEAKEYGIIDKILDHPPKKS; this is translated from the coding sequence ATGTCCACAATGATTCCCATCGTCATTGAACAAACCAGTCGCGGCGAACGATCCTACGATATCTACTCCCGCCTTCTCAAGGACCGGATCATCCTCTTGGGCACCCCCATCAACGATCAGGTGGCCAACCTCGTGGTTGCCCAGCTCCTCTTCCTGGCCGCCGAAGATCCGGAAAAGGACATTTACCTGTACATCAATTCCCCCGGCGGATCCATCAGCGCGGGCATGGCCATATACGACACGATGCAACACGTCAAACCCGACGTGCAGACCATCTGCGTCGGACTGGCCGCTTCCATGGGTGCCTTCCTGCTCTCCGCAGGGGCCAGGGGAAAACGCTTTGCCCTCCCCAACAGCGAAGTGATGATTCACCAGCCCCTGGGCGGAGCGGAAGGACAGGCTTCGGACATCGAAATCCGGGCCAAGCGGATCCTGCGCATGAGAGACCGCCTGAACAAGCTGCTGTCCGAACACACCGGTCAACCGCTGGAAAAAATCGAGAAGGATACGGACCGCGATTACTTCATGAGCGCGGAGGAAGCCAAGGAATACGGGATCATCGACAAGATCCTCGACCACCCTCCGAAAAAATCGTGA
- a CDS encoding Crp/Fnr family transcriptional regulator, with translation MTSAVSAHRFVDYFQPEQLKRLSSLMTSKRVNSGINLFQDKEQADYLYFIHEGIVKIFNNTESGEEIALSLKYAGDLVGDPCTLPSPFQWSNAVTLTDAFLGVIHKEELEALLLRHPDLAIRFIQWLTVNQRILETKMRDLLVYGKTGALASTLIRLCNTCGKRTEEGILIPMRLTNQDLANFIGATRESVNRMLSRMKREHILSMRSGRLIIHDLNRLRKLCHCDGRCPGNVCII, from the coding sequence ATGACTTCCGCGGTGTCCGCCCATCGGTTTGTCGACTATTTCCAACCGGAGCAGCTGAAGCGGTTGAGCTCACTGATGACCTCCAAAAGGGTGAACAGCGGCATCAACTTGTTCCAGGACAAAGAACAAGCCGATTATCTCTACTTCATCCATGAGGGGATCGTCAAGATCTTCAACAACACCGAAAGCGGGGAGGAAATCGCGCTCTCCCTCAAGTACGCCGGAGACCTGGTCGGTGATCCCTGCACGCTCCCGTCCCCCTTCCAGTGGAGCAACGCCGTCACCTTGACGGATGCGTTCCTCGGCGTCATCCACAAGGAGGAATTGGAGGCCCTGCTGCTCCGCCACCCCGACCTGGCCATCCGGTTCATCCAGTGGCTCACCGTCAACCAGCGGATTTTGGAGACCAAAATGCGCGATCTCCTGGTATACGGCAAAACCGGGGCGCTCGCCTCCACCCTGATCCGCCTCTGCAACACCTGCGGCAAAAGGACGGAGGAGGGCATCCTGATCCCCATGCGGCTGACCAACCAGGATCTGGCCAACTTCATCGGCGCCACCCGGGAAAGCGTCAACCGCATGCTGAGCCGGATGAAAAGGGAACACATCCTCAGCATGCGGTCCGGCAGGCTGATCATCCACGATCTGAACCGCCTCCGAAAGCTGTGCCACTGTGACGGCCGCTGCCCCGGAAACGTATGTATCATCTGA
- a CDS encoding TIGR04053 family radical SAM/SPASM domain-containing protein — MIDFHQSPFLVIWEVTRACALKCLHCRAEAQYRRDPRELTTEEGKALIREIRDLGAPLLVFTGGDPLMREDLFELAEYAKGQGLIVSLTPSATPRVTEKAMRRAMEVGLDRWAFSLDGSTAEIHDAFRGTSGSYDLTMRAIGMLRKLGMPLQINTTVSRYNLDDLPDIARLLEEMGIVLWSVFFLVPTGRGKADDMITAEEHERVFHWLADLSGRVPFDIKTTAAPPYRRVIMQREKMKSGPGAAAGAPPWVAGRQRQLRAPRAVNDGNGFAFVSHIGDVYPSGFLPIACGNVRERSLTEIYRTHPTFVSLRDPERLKGKCGVCEFRSVCGGSRARAYAVTGDPLESDPTCAYVPREWSKRAASSS, encoded by the coding sequence TTGATTGACTTTCACCAATCTCCCTTTCTGGTCATCTGGGAAGTGACTCGTGCCTGCGCCCTCAAATGCCTCCATTGCCGGGCCGAGGCGCAGTATCGTCGGGATCCCCGCGAGTTGACGACGGAAGAGGGGAAAGCCTTGATTCGCGAGATTCGCGATTTGGGCGCCCCCCTGCTGGTCTTCACCGGCGGCGATCCGCTGATGCGGGAGGACCTCTTTGAGCTGGCCGAATACGCCAAAGGGCAGGGGCTGATCGTATCGCTCACGCCCAGCGCCACCCCGCGGGTGACGGAGAAAGCGATGCGCCGGGCGATGGAGGTGGGGCTCGACCGATGGGCCTTCAGTCTCGACGGATCGACGGCGGAGATCCATGACGCCTTCCGCGGCACGTCCGGATCCTACGACCTGACCATGCGCGCCATCGGCATGCTGCGCAAGCTCGGGATGCCGCTGCAGATCAACACCACCGTCAGTCGCTACAATCTCGACGATCTGCCCGACATTGCTCGCCTGCTCGAAGAGATGGGCATCGTGCTGTGGAGCGTCTTTTTCCTCGTGCCCACCGGCCGCGGCAAGGCGGACGACATGATCACCGCGGAGGAGCATGAGCGGGTGTTCCACTGGCTGGCCGATCTCTCCGGGCGCGTCCCCTTTGACATCAAGACGACGGCGGCGCCTCCCTACCGCCGCGTGATAATGCAGCGGGAGAAAATGAAGAGCGGTCCGGGAGCGGCGGCCGGTGCTCCTCCCTGGGTGGCCGGGCGCCAACGGCAGTTGCGGGCACCGCGCGCCGTCAACGACGGCAACGGTTTCGCCTTCGTTTCCCACATCGGCGATGTGTATCCCAGCGGCTTTTTGCCGATCGCCTGCGGGAACGTGCGGGAGCGCTCCCTCACGGAGATCTATCGGACGCACCCGACCTTTGTCTCCCTGCGCGATCCGGAGCGGCTGAAGGGAAAGTGCGGGGTGTGCGAGTTCCGTTCCGTCTGCGGGGGATCCCGGGCCCGTGCTTACGCCGTGACCGGCGATCCCTTGGAGAGCGATCCGACCTGCGCCTATGTGCCCCGGGAGTGGTCGAAGCGGGCGGCCAGTTCTTCGTAG
- the rpoN gene encoding RNA polymerase factor sigma-54 has protein sequence MALQISYGLIQEQRMKLVMTPELRQAIQLLQLSAADLEQYIHEQLAENPVLEIDEPSGEGREESDVPLLDADPGDWMAYVRRSGRGERGAPNRDAEGFPFENLAAPSESLAEALESQLRYLHLDSGTRALCRYLIGNLDDNGYLRIDDTSVCKRFNADSQAFERALQVIQSLEPAGVGARSLSECLRLQLLREDPPDEVALRIAERHLPDVAGGRIRKIARQLGCEVRRVQEAVDRLKSLNPRPGMTFASSAPRYVLPDVCVERVNGDYVVLVNEGFLPRLTVSDRYQRMMVDGGEQARKAADYLRNWFQSAVWLVRGIEQRRQTLYRVTRVIVEKQRAFLDRGVDCLKPLTLREVAEELGLHESTVSRATQNKYVQTPRGLFSFRYFFPSGVDSASGGTAAKSVKKRIAELIQGEDKRKPLSDQQIADRLRAGGLRISRRTVAKYREELGIPSSMARRRYDG, from the coding sequence ATGGCCTTGCAAATCAGTTACGGTCTGATACAGGAGCAGCGAATGAAACTGGTGATGACGCCGGAATTGCGTCAAGCCATTCAGTTGCTCCAGCTCTCCGCGGCGGATTTGGAGCAGTATATTCATGAACAGTTGGCGGAGAATCCGGTGTTGGAAATTGACGAACCGAGCGGGGAAGGGAGAGAAGAGAGCGACGTCCCTCTGCTGGATGCCGATCCGGGGGATTGGATGGCGTATGTCCGGCGAAGCGGGAGGGGGGAGCGGGGAGCCCCCAACCGCGATGCGGAGGGGTTTCCCTTCGAAAATCTGGCGGCTCCGTCGGAGTCCCTGGCGGAGGCGTTGGAGTCCCAGCTGCGCTACCTGCATCTGGATTCCGGCACGAGGGCCCTTTGCCGCTATTTGATCGGAAACCTGGATGACAACGGGTACCTGAGAATCGATGACACCTCCGTATGTAAACGCTTTAATGCCGATTCGCAAGCCTTTGAGCGGGCTCTCCAGGTGATTCAATCCCTGGAACCGGCGGGGGTGGGAGCCCGCTCCCTGTCGGAGTGCCTTCGTCTCCAGCTGTTGCGGGAGGATCCCCCGGACGAAGTGGCTCTCAGGATCGCCGAAAGACACCTTCCCGACGTGGCGGGGGGCCGGATCCGCAAGATCGCCCGGCAATTGGGATGTGAAGTCCGGCGCGTGCAGGAGGCGGTCGATCGCCTGAAGAGTTTGAATCCCCGGCCGGGCATGACCTTCGCTTCCTCCGCTCCCCGCTACGTGTTGCCGGATGTCTGCGTGGAGCGGGTGAACGGAGATTACGTCGTCCTGGTCAATGAGGGATTTTTGCCCCGCCTCACCGTGAGCGACCGATACCAGCGGATGATGGTGGACGGCGGGGAGCAGGCCCGGAAGGCGGCGGATTATCTCAGGAATTGGTTTCAATCGGCGGTTTGGCTCGTTCGGGGAATCGAACAGCGGCGACAAACCCTGTACCGGGTGACGCGGGTGATCGTCGAGAAGCAGAGGGCCTTTTTGGATCGCGGCGTGGATTGCTTGAAGCCGCTCACTCTGCGGGAAGTGGCGGAGGAGCTGGGTCTGCACGAGTCCACCGTGAGCCGCGCCACCCAAAACAAGTACGTGCAAACTCCGCGCGGCCTCTTTTCCTTCCGTTATTTTTTCCCGTCCGGAGTCGATTCCGCTTCGGGAGGCACGGCGGCCAAAAGCGTGAAAAAGCGCATTGCGGAATTGATTCAGGGGGAGGATAAGCGCAAGCCCTTATCCGATCAGCAGATCGCCGACCGTCTCCGAGCCGGGGGTCTTCGAATCTCTCGGCGGACCGTGGCCAAATACCGGGAAGAGCTCGGGATTCCCTCCTCGATGGCCCGGCGCAGGTACGACGGCTGA
- a CDS encoding sugar-binding transcriptional regulator: MKSLLELQKKLLPDMLEVMRKRYETLRHLQLMQPVGRRSLAAAMGTTERILRAEVDFLRLQGLVHVDPLGMRVTQQGAELLAEMEPLIKELFGLTELEEALRRHLGLRRVIIVSGDADQSQWVKKEMGRAGARLLREEARPGQVVAVAGGTTVAAVAEMMAPTPQLKETTFVPARGGLGEAVELEANYIASLMAKKTGGSYRLMHVPDQLSEETYRTVIREPHIREVLELLKTARIAVHGIGGAMEMAVRRKSSMELLRHLREKEAVGEAFGYYFNRQGEIVHRMKTVGIRLDDLQRMERIISVAGGASKADAIAAICSVACRDTLITDEGAARAILEKAQ; this comes from the coding sequence ATGAAGTCGCTGTTGGAACTGCAAAAGAAATTATTGCCCGACATGCTGGAGGTGATGCGCAAGCGTTATGAAACGCTGCGGCACCTGCAGCTGATGCAGCCTGTGGGACGACGGAGTCTGGCGGCGGCCATGGGGACGACGGAGCGAATCCTGCGGGCGGAGGTGGATTTCCTGAGGTTGCAGGGTCTGGTGCACGTCGATCCCCTCGGGATGCGCGTCACCCAGCAGGGCGCCGAATTGCTTGCGGAAATGGAGCCCTTGATCAAGGAGCTTTTCGGTCTGACGGAACTGGAGGAGGCGCTTCGGCGTCATCTGGGGCTCCGGCGCGTGATCATCGTTTCCGGCGACGCTGATCAGTCCCAATGGGTGAAAAAGGAGATGGGGCGGGCGGGAGCCCGTCTTCTCCGGGAAGAAGCCCGTCCCGGTCAGGTGGTGGCGGTGGCCGGCGGGACCACCGTCGCGGCGGTCGCCGAGATGATGGCCCCGACGCCGCAGCTGAAGGAGACCACCTTCGTGCCCGCCCGAGGCGGACTGGGAGAGGCAGTGGAGCTGGAAGCCAACTACATCGCTTCGCTCATGGCCAAGAAGACCGGGGGAAGTTACCGCCTGATGCATGTTCCCGACCAGCTGAGCGAAGAGACTTACCGCACGGTGATCCGGGAACCGCACATCCGCGAGGTGTTGGAGCTGTTGAAAACGGCCCGGATCGCGGTGCACGGAATCGGCGGCGCCATGGAAATGGCCGTCCGTCGCAAATCTTCTATGGAGTTGCTGCGTCATCTTCGGGAGAAGGAGGCGGTGGGCGAGGCCTTCGGATATTACTTCAACCGCCAAGGGGAGATCGTCCACAGGATGAAGACGGTGGGGATCCGGCTGGATGATCTGCAGCGGATGGAGCGGATCATCTCGGTGGCCGGAGGAGCCAGCAAGGCGGATGCCATCGCCGCGATTTGTTCGGTCGCCTGCCGGGATACACTGATAACCGATGAAGGGGCGGCCCGGGCCATTCTGGAGAAAGCGCAGTAA